In the genome of Leptotrichia sp. HSP-536, the window GCCTTTCTGGAGAAACTAAATCTATAATTGCCTCAACAGCTGTATTTACAAGCTCTGTAATTATCACAAAAGATACTGACAATGAAATAATAAGGATTTCCACCTTGCTTGCATTTATCACAATCGCTAAAATTACAATAATAATCGCCGCAAGTGTATGAACCTTCATATGCTTTTCATTCTGCAACGCCGAAATCATTCCCTCAATCGCAAAATTAAAACTATCCACCAGTCTTTTATCTCTAGCCCGTTCTTTCATTATATCCCAATTATACCTGTCTTTTCTATGAAACAATGAAAATATTGATTTTTTCCTTTTTTTATTTTCATTCTTAATTTCTTCCTTTTTATTTTTTTTCTCCAAAACTTTTACTCCTTTCTATTTTCTATCTATTATAATTAAATCTACGTAAAATTTCCTCTTCTCGTCTTCTCATAACAACTTTATCTTCTTCTTCAATGTGATCATATCCCAGCAAATGCAACATCCCATGACACAAAACATAATAAAATTCACGTTCATCAGAATGTCCGTATTCACTAGACTGTTCTTTCACACGCTCGATTGAGATTACAATATCGCCTAGCATATTCACTGCTCCAAAGTTTTCTGTTTCATTGTATGCAAAGGAAATTACATCGGTTGGAGCGTCTTTTTGACGGTATTCACAGTTTATTTCCTGAATTTGCTCATTTCTTGTAATTAATAATGATAAATAGTATTCATTTTTGTCAAATTCTTCCTTGTATTCGTCTTTTAAAATGTAACTAACAAATTCTTTTATTTTTTCTTCATCAAAAAAATTATCAATTTTTTCAATATCATAAGTTATATCAATATCTAGCATAGTTTTCTCCATTTTTTAGTTTTAATTTTTTTTTATTTTTTCATCCATTTTAGGATATTTTATTCTTTCGTGATAAACACCTTGCAATGTATTTATAAACGATTGGATAACTTTTTCTATTTCTCCTAAAGTCAAGTCAGAATCGCTTAGCTGCTTATCGTCCATTTTTGATTTTACTAAATACCTTATAAAATTTTCAATTCCTTCCTTGCTTTTATTTTCAAGCGTCCTTGTAGCAGCCTCCACCGTGTCTGCCAGCAAAATTATTCCTGATTCCTTTGTTCTAGGTTTAGGCCCGCTGTATCTGAAATTGCTTTCTACCACTTCTTCTCCATTTTCCAGCGCTTTATAATAAAAATACTGTGTCAAGGTTGTTCCGTGATGTTCCAGTATTACGTCTAAAATCTCTTTTGGCAATTTATTTTCTTTTCCCATAATGTAGCCGTCTTTTGTATGCGAAGTCAGAATTAATGCACTTAAGGATGGTTTTATCTTATTGTGTGGATTTATTCCATCTCTCTGGTTTTCAACAAAAAATTCTGGACGTTTCATTTTTCCAATATCATGATAATACGAGGCTATTCTCGCAAACGTTGCATTTGCACCGATACTCTCAGCCGCTCCTTCCGCCAATGCTCCAACCATTATGCTGTGATGAAAAGTTCCAGGAGCCTTTATAAGCATCTGTTTAAGCAATGTATGTGAAAAATCGCTCAATTCCAGCAATTTCATCGTTGTCAGAATTTCAAAGTAATCTTCAAAATACGGCAGCACCGCAAGCGACACCATTCCAGTCAAAATTCCTGAAAACACTGAAAATACTATCATTAACATCATCACCCCAAAGCTCGACTGATTAACCAGCCCGTAACTAAACGACATCAAAGCTTGAAATATCCCTAAAAAAAAACTTAATTTTACAATATCACTTCTGCTCACAAGACTTGCAGCCTTGTAAACCGCAACTAATGAAACTGCTATTGTAACTAGAAACCAGGATCCGCGACAAAATAATCATATTAGAAAATGTCATTATAACCGCATAAACTCTATTTCCTAAAATTGTAGAAATAATTGGAAGCATTGCAAATGGAAGTAAATAAATAAAAAATTCATTATTCAAAAACAAAATATAAATTGTATTTACAAATATTATTGTAAGAAGTGTTGGATAAAATGCCTTTGATTCCATAATTTTTCTTGCATTTTTTCGTAGCAAGTAATAAATCAATGTCATAAGTAACGAAAAAGTAGCGACAAGTCCAACTGTTTTTCTAAATTTATCCCCATTTCTTACCAAATTCAATTTTTCCAATTTCAAAAATGCATCCGAATCAATGATTTCGCCTTTTTTCACAATAATGTCCCCCTTATAAATTTTAATTTCCTTATCCCGTAGCGACATCATGTTGTCTGCAATTTTTTTCTTTGTAGCTTTCTCATTAATAACTAGATTAGGCTTTATAAAGTTTTGAAGAACTTTCAAATCTACATTGTCTGCTTTTATATTTTTTTTTCGGATTATTTTAGATAAATTTTCCATTTTGTAAATTCCGTTGCTGTAAAGTTCGGATATAATGTCCATCAAGTTTACAGAATATTCAACATTTTCAGTTCTTGCAGCTATTTCCTTAATATCTGCAATTGTAAATGTGTACTTATTTTCTTTTATATATCCACTAATTGTCGTATCATCAAATGGCTTCATATTTCGTATATCACGCAAAAATTTATTAAGTGAAATTACCGTTTCCCTATTTACATTTTTTATTTTATCAAATTCAGGCTGTGTCGTCTTCATTATTTTTTCTTCAATGCTGTCGTCCAAAATATCTACAAAATAAGATACATTCTTATAAGCTACAATATCAGATTTTGCAATGCTTCCAACAACATAATTTACATTTAACCTTGACATTTCAATAATTGTACCAAATATCAAAAATGTTATTGTCAAAATAATAAATCTGAACATGAATCTGTTTTTAACATTATATTGCATTTCATTATTTTTAGGCTTTTTTTCTTTTACTTCAAAAACAAATTCCCGCCCTAGTACATTTGCTCTCATTTTTCCTTTCCTTTCCTAAATTTTATAAAACCTCCCTTTTTTATTTTATTCTCAAATTTCTTTAAAATTTCACTTTTACTTTCAACCACTTTATTTCGTGGCAAGGATGCCAAAAACTTCTTCCCATATATTTTTTTTATTATCCTGTTATCAAGAATAATGATATTCCCGCTGTCCGTTTTACTCCTAATAAGCCTTCCAACCCCTTGCTTAAATTTAATCACAGCTTGCGGCACTTGATAATCATTAAACGGATTTTGTCCTTTTTTTCTAATGTTCTCAATAATTGCCTCCGTTACGGGATCATTTGGCACTTTAAATGGCAATTTTGTGATAATTACCGATTTCAACTGCTCCCCCTGTACATCGACACCTTCCCAAAAACTGTCTGTCCCAAATAATATCGGATTTTTAGAATTTTTAAATATTTCTATCATTTCATGCCGCGGAAAATCATTTTGCTTTATAAGCGTATATTCCTTTTCTGAAAAACGTGATTTTAACTGGTTGTACAAAAAGTTTAAGGCACTGTATGAAGTAAATAATAAAAAACAATGTCCTTTTGTACTTTTTATAGCCTCTTCAATAAATCCAGTCAAATCTCTCATAAATTCAATATTTGTGGGATCAAGTGCATCTTCTGGAATATAGACTTTCATTTGCTTTTCGTAATCAAATGGCGATTTTACAATTCTTTCATCTATTTTCCTTCGATTTTCCTTCATAAGCCCAATACTTTTTTTATAATAGTCAAACTTATTGTCAACAGCGAGTGTCGCTGAAGTAAAAATCATTCTGTCCATTTTCGTAAACAAATTATCATTCAGTTCATCTGAAATATCAAAAGGAGTTGCATATAATTTTACATTTGGACGGACTGTAGTAACATTAGCCCAGTAAACATACCCTTCTTCTTTCCCTTCCAGAATAAACTCAAATTTCTTATAATACTGCTTCAATCTTTCATAGTATCTTGAAAATTCAAATAAAAAACCCTCTTTGTCTTCTAAATTATAATTGCTCACAGTATTTAAAAACTTGTTAATTCTTATAACTAAATTTCCATAACTTTCCTTAAATTGGCTATTAATTTCCATAACTTCACGAAAAGCCTTATTACTTCGCATTTTCTGCTTATCAATCTTTATCTTGATTTCCCTGTTGTCATTATTTTCTGAAAAAAGATAAATTAATTTATCAAAAATATCTATTCCTTTATCGTAAAATACGTTCAATTCTGCAATAACATCTTCCTTCAATTCATCAACTTTTTCATATTCTTCACTTGAAAGGCTTTCATTCAGATAAGTCATTAACCTTACAATAGCCCCAGCATTACTGGAATTTATCATAACACGTCTATTATAAATATGCCCCATAAGCCGTCCAAACGATATTTTTGATGTTTCAAAAGTAAAATAATTTCGAGCCGTATCTTCTATATTGTGAGCCTCATCAAAAACAACAATATCATAATTTGGCAAAATTGAATAATTTGTATAAAATCCTGTCTGATTTCTAATTGCTAAATCTGCAAAAAACATATGATGATTTACAATAAGAAGCATCGCATCCGCAACATTTTTTCTCGCACTAAAAAAATGGCATTTTGAATAATATGGGCATTTCACACCTTTGCACATATCCGCTTCACTATTCACTTTTTCCCAGATACTGTTTGAAATCTCGTATTTTAGTTCATTCCTGTCACCTGTTCCCGTAACATTTTTATCCCAGTCAATAAGATTTCTTATAATATTTTTTTCAATTTTTTCCTCTTCCGTATCTGTTTCCTTCTCTGTAACATCTATATTGTAAAGTTTTCTCTTACAAAGATAGTTTCCTCTCCCTTTCACAATCTGATAATTAAAATCTTCATCAATAATTTTCTTTAAAAGCGGAATATCTTTATTAATAAGCTGTTCCTGCAAGTTAATCGTATTTGTGGAAACAATCACCTTTAGATTATTTTCAATGGCATAAAGCAATGTTGGCAATAAATAGGCAATCGTCTTTCCAGTACCAGTACCAGCCTCTACTATAAGTTTCTTATTCTCATTCATGCTATTTTCAATAAACTTAGCCATTTCATACTGCTCACGCCGTACCTCAAATTTTCCAAAATTCTTATGAATAGCTCCATTTTCCCCAAAATATTTATCCACATCTATTTTTATAAATTCTTTTAAAGGCACAATCACATAAATATCATCAACATCACTGTTCACAATGTACGAAGCTCCTCCAACTTTCCCATACATGCTGGAAATATTCACATCTTCATCAGACGGAATCAATATCAGATGGATGATTATGTATTATAACTTCATTTTTTCTCATCATATTTAATAATGCGGCAACAGAGCTGGAATTTCCCCTTGCTATCACTTCTACATCTGCAACAATTCCTTCTTCATCAGGAATTCCCCGAAAAAAAACTTCATTTCCACGAGTTTTTTTGATTTCCAAACGCATTTTCTCTATTGTTCTCGCATTAATAAATTCAGCAACTTTCATCTTTCCTCCTATAGTAAAGATTTTACTATATAACAAGTTTTTTTTCAACTTTTCTTTTAAATATATTTATTCGATAATCTAATTTTATAAATCTATTCTTAAACATTTAAATAAATAATTTTTAATAAATAGGCAGTTAAAATAATATAGAAAAAAAGCCATTTGATATAATTTTAAAAATTATATAAACAGCTTTTTAAATTAGTTTTTTAATTGTTAATTTTAATTTTTTAGGCTTTATTCCTCAATTGAACCATTTCCAGAACTTTGAAGACTGCAGCTTTTATCTCTTCCATTTTCTGTGTAAACAGCGTCATTTCCTTTCATATGGATAGAAATATTTCCATTTGAATATCTTTCGCCACTACCAGATGTTGCTGAATTTAAAGTGTAAACTCCACCATAACCATCAGATACTTTTACTTTATCTGCTGAAAGGCTTTCAACTGCTATTTCCTGATAACCATCACAGCTGTATTTTCTTAATAAATTACTGCCTAAACTTTGGTTACCGCTGCTTGAATTTCCATTTCCTTTCATATAGCAGCTTTCATCGCTTCCTGCTTTTGTAAAGACTGCATCATTTCCTTTTATGTGGATAGAAACTCCTCCACCTGTGTACTCTTCTCCACTAGCAGATTTTGTCAATTTTAAATCGTATACCTTTCCATCGCTGTCTGTCAATCTTGCCTTGTTTGTTGAAAGATTTTCTACAGTTACACTGCTGCTGCTGCAGCTAAATTGTCTTGTCAAAGTTGACTTGCTTTCTGCTTTTCCTTTTGAATAACCGATGGAGCTAAAGGCTAAAACTCCAATTAAAGCTGTCAAAAGCATTCTTCTTGTTGATTTCATCATACTCACTCTCTTTTCTTCAGATTTATTTCTATTATATTCCAAACTCCTAAAATGAACCATAGAAATTATGTGAACTCATTAATATAGCTCAAAAATTTATAAGCTCTCTTCTTAAGTAATCGGGCTATAACGATATTAGAAATTTTAAACTCCTCTAAAATTTCGACACAAGTATACCACAATTTTTTTCTCATTTCAATAGCCTATAAAAAGTTTTTTTTACATATGTTTTAATTGCAGTAATCCTTTATTTTAGCGTGAAAATTGAATATTTAAAATTAAAATTCATTATTTAATTCATATATTTATTAAAAAAATTATAAAAAATATTAAATATTTGCACATAAATTTGAAATAATTACAAAATTAAAAGATAAAAAAAAGAAATATCATGTATAATTCTATAGCAAAATTATTTTGAAACTGATCTCAAAAGTTATGACTATTTTACTTAACCCTTAGCACTATTTAATTTTATCAATCTAATATTAAAAGGGTTTAAGCATATAGCAAAGGAGTATGCGTTCTCCTAAATTAACTAACGTAAATTTTTTATAAAGGAGCTTTT includes:
- the ybeY gene encoding rRNA maturation RNase YbeY, which codes for MLDIDITYDIEKIDNFFDEEKIKEFVSYILKDEYKEEFDKNEYYLSLLITRNEQIQEINCEYRQKDAPTDVISFAYNETENFGAVNMLGDIVISIERVKEQSSEYGHSDEREFYYVLCHGMLHLLGYDHIEEEDKVVMRRREEEILRRFNYNR
- a CDS encoding HD family phosphohydrolase, with product MSRSDIVKLSFFLGIFQALMSFSYGLVNQSSFGVMMLMIVFSVFSGILTGMVSLAVLPYFEDYFEILTTMKLLELSDFSHTLLKQMLIKAPGTFHHSIMVGALAEGAAESIGANATFARIASYYHDIGKMKRPEFFVENQRDGINPHNKIKPSLSALILTSHTKDGYIMGKENKLPKEILDVILEHHGTTLTQYFYYKALENGEEVVESNFRYSGPKPRTKESGIILLADTVEAATRTLENKSKEGIENFIRYLVKSKMDDKQLSDSDLTLGEIEKVIQSFINTLQGVYHERIKYPKMDEKIKKN
- a CDS encoding ATP-dependent DNA helicase, producing the protein MIPSDEDVNISSMYGKVGGASYIVNSDVDDIYVIVPLKEFIKIDVDKYFGENGAIHKNFGKFEVRREQYEMAKFIENSMNENKKLIVEAGTGTGKTIAYLLPTLLYAIENNLKVIVSTNTINLQEQLINKDIPLLKKIIDEDFNYQIVKGRGNYLCKRKLYNIDVTEKETDTEEEKIEKNIIRNLIDWDKNVTGTGDRNELKYEISNSIWEKVNSEADMCKGVKCPYYSKCHFFSARKNVADAMLLIVNHHMFFADLAIRNQTGFYTNYSILPNYDIVVFDEAHNIEDTARNYFTFETSKISFGRLMGHIYNRRVMINSSNAGAIVRLMTYLNESLSSEEYEKVDELKEDVIAELNVFYDKGIDIFDKLIYLFSENNDNREIKIKIDKQKMRSNKAFREVMEINSQFKESYGNLVIRINKFLNTVSNYNLEDKEGFLFEFSRYYERLKQYYKKFEFILEGKEEGYVYWANVTTVRPNVKLYATPFDISDELNDNLFTKMDRMIFTSATLAVDNKFDYYKKSIGLMKENRRKIDERIVKSPFDYEKQMKVYIPEDALDPTNIEFMRDLTGFIEEAIKSTKGHCFLLFTSYSALNFLYNQLKSRFSEKEYTLIKQNDFPRHEMIEIFKNSKNPILFGTDSFWEGVDVQGEQLKSVIITKLPFKVPNDPVTEAIIENIRKKGQNPFNDYQVPQAVIKFKQGVGRLIRSKTDSGNIIILDNRIIKKIYGKKFLASLPRNKVVESKSEILKKFENKIKKGGFIKFRKGKEK
- a CDS encoding MliC family protein, with product MMKSTRRMLLTALIGVLAFSSIGYSKGKAESKSTLTRQFSCSSSSVTVENLSTNKARLTDSDGKVYDLKLTKSASGEEYTGGGVSIHIKGNDAVFTKAGSDESCYMKGNGNSSSGNQSLGSNLLRKYSCDGYQEIAVESLSADKVKVSDGYGGVYTLNSATSGSGERYSNGNISIHMKGNDAVYTENGRDKSCSLQSSGNGSIEE